The Rhizobiaceae bacterium genome contains the following window.
AAGGCAGAGCGAAACGCCTGGAATTGCTCTTGAGGCAAGAGGTCGTCGGTCGAAAAGTCCAAAGACCGGTGATACTGGTCCCTGCTGCGCTCAAGCTTGTAGAACGATTGAAGCGTAGACACCTGATACATTAGAAAGGTCCCGGACTACATCTGTATCGAACTATCCCAACAGACCAGTGTTTCTAATATTGCGCAGCCTCGCGCTCTACCCGCATGGGTTGTGTCGTGAAATATTGACATAGGCTGTGACGAATTGCGATACATGGACTGGTTCGTTCGTTGCGCGTCGCAGGCCGGGTTCCAGCAGCCAACTTGCCCCATCGGTATCCCAATAAGGTCTGGCGCGAATCTATGCACAAATTCCTGTCGCTCGACCTGCAAGAGATCCGAACCGAGCTTCTGACGAAGAAGTTCGTGCGTAGCAGTGAAGTGCTTGGTCCCACAGAGGAAATCTTCGTTACCAAGGAGCATGGATACCGCCACATCGGCGATCCTGTTTTCCTCCACGTGATGAGCTTTGAGGCAGGCCAACCATATCGTCTGAAAATGGGGAGAAAAGGCCTCGTCTGCGTTCAGATCAACATCAAGGGGGCATATAGTCGGTTGGTAGGCGACCGCACCGATCTGGTTAGCCCTGCAATGATACACATCACCAACTCGCAACGGTCGGTTGTAGACGCAGAGGCAGGAACAAAATTCCGCGGTCTTTTGCTTGTGTGCGACAGGGAGTATCTGCTCGATCAATATGCTGTGAATGTCGACCGGCTTCCAACGCCATATCGCTTGATCTTCACCAGCGACGTCGGCGTAGCTGAGGTAATGCAGCTCCCAAACTCACAATCGACAATTTCGATCGCCGATCAGATTATTTCCTGCAAGCTCACGGAACCCCTCAGATCCCATTATCTAAGGGCCAAGACCATCGAACTGATCTGCGATATCGTGTTGCAGATCAACACACATGCAACGCAGCGACCGATACGGCTCAGAACTTCACTTGAAAAGTCGCAGGCGATCGAAACCGCGGCAAATATTTACAGGCGCGAGGTCAGCAGGCCGCCCACTATCGAGCAGCTTGCTCTGCGCGTCGGATTGAACCGGAACGACCTGACCAACGGTTTCCGAGATATGTTTGGCACTACTCCGCACTATTACGGCCTTATGAGACGTATGGAGCGCGCGGAAGATTTGCTCCGCGATGGGACACTATCGATCAGCGAGATTGCCAGACGGGTCGGCTACGAAGGCTATTCAAGCTTTTCGCGAGCGTATCACGCTCACTACGGCCATGCGCCTGCCCAGTCGGAAGATCAACCTATCGGATAAGCCAATCGAACTGACCCGGAAGGCGCAAGCCCCGTCAATCCAGGGGCAGGTGCGAGGTTTCGGGCATGAACCAAACGACCAGAAAGCTGGCGGTTGAAGCGACAAGGACGTACGCCACCGGCGCCAGAACACTGTCGAAATGATCCGTCAGCCACACCGACACGAACGGTGCGAAACCACCGAACACCGCAGCAGCAATTGCGTAGGAAACGGATGACCATCGCGAACGCTCCGCCGTCGCGAATTGCTCGGCCACAACCGCAGGAGCCGCTCCGGAATAGAATGCGATGGCAACGCCAAAAAGCATCTGGATTCCGATAATCTGACCAAAGCCCGATCCGGCGCCGATCAGCCAGAACGCCGGAATTGCCAGGATCAGGACCAAGGCACAGGACGCCATCATAAACGGACGTCTGCCGTAACGGTCAGAGAGCAGGCCAATGAATGGAACCAGAGCAATAATGACAATAGTGGAGATCGTATTTGACCATGCCGACTGCGCAGGAGTTACCTGACCGTGAGAACGGGTAAGTATCGGAAGGTAAATCAGAAACATATAATAGCAGACAGTCCAGTGTATGGTGATCCCGAATACAGTCAGGAATGGCCGCAGCTTGGAACGTGCGCCCTGATTTGCTGAACCTTTATGCGCTCTTGTCGATCGGATGTAGGCCGGGGTTTCGTCCAACCCGCTGCGAAGCCAGAAACTGACAATTCCGAGGAGGCCGCCCAGAAGGAATGGAATACGCCATCCCCACGCGGACATCTCCGCCGGCTCCAGGAATGTGACCAGGATCGCCGCGATCGCGCTGGCCAGGCCGCTACCCAAGGCCACCGTCAGTGACATGAAGCTGGTCCAGAACCCCCGACGTTCGGATGGGGCCCATTCAATGAGAAACGAGTTTGTGGCGCCCCATTCGCCGCCTGCGGAAAGGCCCTGAAGCAACCGGGCGACAAGAAGAAGGATTGGCGCCAAGATACCGACACTTTCATATGTCGGCATCAGACCGATCATCACCGTGCCGGTTGCCATCATCGCAGCGGTGATCAGCAGAGCAGGCTTGCGGCCCCTCCTGTCGCCGAGCCCTCCCAGCAGCAGCGCTCCGATCGGCCGTACGACGAAGGTGATCCCAAATACCGCAAGCGCCGCGAGCATAGCGACGGTGGGATCACCCTGCGGGAAAAAAGCTTGCGAAATGTTGAGTGCGAGAATCCCGTAGATCGCGAAGTCGTACCACTCAAGTGCGTTGCAGAGGAGAGCTCCCGCAAACGCACGTGCACGCCTTTCGACAGGCAGATAAGACGGTGCCTCTTCAAAGACCTTTGCGATAGCGGCAGTTCCCTCAAACTGACTGCAACATTGCAACCGCGTTTCATCCCGTCAAATGAAATCGGGCCATTTGAATACAAGAAAAGGGACAAACCGCACAGCCACAAGATTCCCGGCTGATTTCTTCGAGCAGCGGTCGGCGTAAGAGTCGTCGCCAAACAGTCCAGATGGCGACAATCGGCAGGAGCTTCCCTATGTCGGATCTTATCGTAATTGTGTACCCAACCGAGGCGAAGGCTGAAGAAGTCCGTACGAAGCTGCTGGAGCTGCAACAAGAATACCTCATCAAGCTTGGTGATGCCGTCATCGCTACCAGGACTGAAGCGGGAAAGGTGAAGCTGAACCAGCTGATCAACACCACAGCGACTGGTGCTGCTTCGGGAAGCTTCTGGGGACTGCTTGTAGGCGTCCTGTTTCTCAATCCACTGATCGGAGTTGCGGTTGGTGCCACGACAGGTGCGCTCGGCGGAGCGCTGACTGATGTCGGCATAAACGATAGGTTCATGAAGGACTTGTCCGCATCTCTGGCGCCCGGAAGTGCGGCGCTTTTCGTGCTCGTCCAGGAGATGACCGCAGATAAGGTTCTCAAGCAAATCGAAGGCTTTGGAGGGGTGGTGCTCAAGACTTCCCTCGACGAGACGAAGGAACAGGTCCTGCGCGATGCCCTTAAGGGTCATTCGAGTGAACCCGCTTCCGAGAAGACAACTTGAGAAGGCCAGGAACATGAAGAAAATTGTACTCGCAATCGCCCTCGCGGGCGCGCTTGGTGGCTGCACGACCACCGAGCGCGATGTGGCAACCGGAGCCGCGCTGGGTGGCGCTGTTGGACTGGCCGCAGGCGGAGACGCAACGAGCGCGGCCGTGGGCGCCGCGGCAGGTGCTGCCGGAGGTCTCCTCGTCCGGAATCTTCGCAACGGCTATTGCCAGTATCGCAATCCGCGAACGGGACGACTTTATACGGCTCGCTGCTAGCAATCAGGACCTTGGTGCGGAAGACTCGCGCCGAGGCTCAATTGTTGCGGATTGCAAGATCTTCGAGAATCAGCTTGTCGTTCGGATCGACGAACTGCGGATAGCGTCACCAGCTTCCGACCGAAGACCAGTCTGGCCAAAACGATAGAAATGCGCAATTCGCCCTTCCTGAACCTTGTCCTGACGATCGCACTCATCCTCATGACAGGATGGCTTCTTTTCGTGGGCCAAGCCATCGTCTTGCCGATCGTGATGGCGGTCATCGCCGTCTATGTTTTGACAACCGCATCCGAGATCATGGGAAGGCTGCCGGTGCTTCGCAGCTTTCCACCACTTGTTCGACATCTCCTGGTCCTGCTGGCATTTACTGCCGGGCTGATCAGTTTCGCTTTGGTCGTGCAGATTACAGTCAACCAGCTTTTGTTCGCACTCCCCCGCTACCAGGTGAACCTGCAGGTATTGATCGATCGGCTCGCTCATCACGGTTGGCTCGAAAACAGCCAGACACTCGATGAGGTCATCGAGGTCACCCTCAAACAGATCAACCTGCAGAGCCTTTTCATCAGACTTCTTGGAGGTGTGACCAGTTTCAGCATGAGTATTTTTCTTGTGGCGCTCTACTCGGCCTTCCTCTTGGGTGAGCGATCCAGCTTCGGGCAAAAGCTCGCGGCCGCACTCCCATCAGGCAATCAGGCAGAACAAACGCTGCGGATTGTCGAACAGATCAATCTTCAAATTGGAAACTACCTTGCGGCCAAGACGTTAATCAACGTCATTCTCGCGGCCACTTCATATGCTATACTCTGGTGGATGGAAGTCGATTTTGCCCTCTTCTGGGCCTTGCTGATCGGCCTGTTCAACTATATTCCCTACGTTGGTGGACCCATGGGCGTCGCTCCTCCAGTAATCTTGTCGCTGGCGCAATGGGGCAACCCTTGGAGCACGCTGGTGTTGTGCGGGCTGCTGGCACTGGTTCAGACTGTGATTGGAACAATCCTCGATCCCAAGATCGTTGGCAGGCGGGTAAACCTGAGCCCGTTCGTGGTGTTGGCAGCGCTTGCCGTCTGGAGTGCACTTTGGGGGTTGCCGGGAGCTATACTTGCGGTCCCTATGACCTCGATCATTGCTATTGTCTGCGCAGCTTTCGAACCTACGCGATTCGTATCCGTCCTGCTGGCGGAAAAGGTCGTGCAGGAAGATTGAGGCTTAGTTCGTCGGCAATCCCTCAACTAGATCAGAGCCATTCTCTCATAGCCCTTGGGCCACCTTTTCATCAGTGCCTAAATCGCTCTAGATTGCGGACCTCTCCACGGGAATCACCTTCATGTCCGCATTGTTTCAGCCAATCCAGATCGGCGCCTTGACCTTTCCGAACCGCATCGCTATCGCGCCGATGTGCCAATATTCCGCCGATGACGGCTCGGCGAGCGACTGGCACCTTTTCCACTGGATGAATCTGGCCATGTCCGGGGCTGGCATGGTCACGTTCGAAATGACTGATGTGGAACGCCGCGGGCGCATCTCGCATGGCTGCCACGGGCTCTACACCGAACACAATACCGCTGCCGCAAAGCGCGCGCTCGATGCCGCGCGGGCTGTTGCGGCTCCCGGGGTGAAATTCGGCGTGCAGCTCGCACATGCGGGTCGCAAGGCGTCCTGTCAACGCCCATGGGAAGGTGGTGGTCCCTTGCAAACCGATCAGGACCCCTGGGAGACGGTTTCCGCATCGCCGATCCCGTTCGACAAGGGGTATCACACGCCCCGCGCTCTCGAAGAGGATGAAATCCTTGAGATCGTCGAGAAGTTTGCCGTTTCGGCGCAACGCGCCGAGCGCGCGGGTTTCGACTTTTTGGAGCTGCACGGTGCACACGGATATCTGTTGCACCAGTTCCTTTCACCACTCGCCAATGAACGAAAGGATCGCTGGGGCGGTTCACTCGAAAACCGCATGCGCTTCATTGTGGAAGTGGTGCGTGCAGTCCGAAAGGCAGTGCCTTCGATGATGCTCGGTGTGCGCCTGTCGGTTAAGGATTGGGTTGATGGCGGATTTGACGAAGAAGAATGCGTCGAGGTTGTCAAGGCGCTCATGAGCGAAGGCGTCGGGTATATCTGTTGCTCGAGTGGCGGCATTTCGCCCTTGCAGAAGATTCCCTCCGGGCCGGGCTATCAGGTGCATCTGGCGGAACATATCCGCAAGCACACGGGCGCAACCGTGCGCGCCGTCGGGATGATCGACACCGCGAAGCAGGCCGAGGAGATCGTGCAGTCCGGACGTGCCGACATGGTGGCCGTCGCACGCGCTGTGCTTGCCGACTCCCACTGGCCGCTTCGCGTGGCTGTCGCGCTCGGCGAACCGTTGCAGCTCCCGCTGCAATATGAGCGCTCGGCCCATCTGTTCAGGAAATGGAGCGCCTTCGAAGAGCGCGCATAGCGCAGGAGGTGCTGTGCACAAAAAAGACCGGCCCGGGTTAGTTTCCGGACCGGCCCGGAGGCCGTTCAATGAACGGTCGATTTCAGATCAGACGCGCGCCGCGGACATGTCGCTCGGGAACATCTCGTTGATCTTGCAGGCGACCTCGGTGCGGTTGGTGGCCTTCAGCTTGCGCATGATGTTGCGGATGTGAACCTTCACCGTGCTCTCGCGCAGGTTGAGCTCGTAGGCGATGATCTTGTTCGCCTTGCCGCGGCGCAGTGCCTCTACGACTTCCGTCTGGCGACCGGTGAACATGCCGGCCATGTGGCGCGCGGCCTCACTCTGAGAAGTCAGTACCTGACGAACGCCCATGACGCTGCTGGCGGGAACGAACACGCCGCCTGCAAGGGCGAGGCTGATGGCCTCGACGCACACGCTGATACCGACCGAGGTCGGGATATAGCCGCGAGCGCCGTATTCGAGCGCCTTCAGGATCTGCGCCAGATCATCCGTGTCGGCAAGTACGATCACCGGGATCGACTTGAATTCCGCCGCGAGCTTCGCCAGCTCCTCGCCGACAGCCGGGTCGGTCACGCGCCGACCGCCGATATTGTACAGGATCGCCGAAAACTGCGCGTGACGATCACGCGCCTGCTTCCAGTCCTGGATCGACGCAAACGGCGTGATCTCCGTCGTCGCATCATGCGAACGAAGGCTCTGCGCGAAGCACTCGCGATCCAGAGCACGCGGATCGATCAGCGCCAGCATGCGGTCATAGTCATGATGAAGCGCGAATTGCTTTGCCTGCATGGACGACATCGAAAGTACGTCGCCCGACTTCAGTGTGGATGTGTTTGCGATGCCCATAGCCCTTACCCCTTTTGATCGCCTGGTTTTGCACAAAGAAGGAGAAGCGATATGACAATGCGCAGCATTCCGACGTGCGCCGCCGCCAACCCAAGGCAACATCGCCAGAACCGTATGGATACCATGTGCGAATTGTTCGGCTTAACGCCGTATTTGACTTACCGCCCCGCCCGTATTTCCGTAGTCAGCAGCTAATCCCTTGCTCATTGATTTAAGCTGATTTAACTACTCCCCACTCCATCCGCATTAACACACATCAATCGAGCTAGATATTTTTTGGCGGGCCGAACGATTGGTAAATCGTCGGTTAGCGACCGTTTGAAACGCGCAAACGCCTGCAATCGCTGGGGATTGTGCGCGCGGCGGGCTTTCAAAGTCGAAGCGAATGGGGGATGCCGTCGGAAAATTCACAATCCAGTCGCCAGCCGCGCCCTTGTTTCCGAACTTTCAGGAACGTCGCGCCGTCGCCCGGAGTAGGTCGCAATGCCTTGACCGCGCATTTGAAACGGCGGCCTCCATATCCGAACTCGATCTCTTCCTCGTCGACAATCTCCTGGTCTACGCCGTTGGCGAAGGGAAACGGCGCGTAGAGCGCTGAAGTGTGGATGGAATGTATTTCGACGATTTTCTTGCCCCTGCCATCACGCAACTCGCCGGTTGCGATGCATCCGCGATGTTCGTCGCCAGAGAGAAACACGACCTGTTCAATGTGGTTGATCGCGATATAGCCGAGCAGTTCACGCAGCGTGTCCGGATAGCCGTCCCAGCCATCCGAGTGCAACGCGCTCAGGTTTGAACTGTCCAGTCGCCTGTCCCACTGCACTGCGCGTCTGTGCCGTGGAAGGAGCATGAGCGGCGTCACCACGAATTTCGGCCCCGGCTTTTCGCGCAGGAACTTCTTCAACCGGGCCATTGTCGGGCCGGCAACGAGGCGCGCTTCGTGCAGATTGCCGACCTTTCGGTGAAAGCGCTCGGAACGTGTGTCCATCAGGAAGAAATGGAAGCCATCGAACTCAAATGTTTCGAGGTCCTTTTGAAACCCACGCTGGTATTTCCGGTAGGCCTTTCGTCCAAGATCCATCTTGTCTTCATTCAGTCGATCATTCGGGATCGGCTCCCAATTGTCGTCGATCTCATGATCGTCGAGCAGCATAAACGAGGGCGCCCGGCGCAACACCTTGCGAACCGCAGGCTGCCTCAGCCAATTCTCGTAAGGAAGGCGATACCTGTCATCGAGGCTCGCGGGATCATAAAGCCCGGCTGTCGGATCGACATAGACCTGGTCACCTACGAACAACATGAAACGCGGCGCTTGCGGTGGGTCCAGTTCCAGTCTTTCGGAGATTAGCTCATAGGAACGATAGGCCGCCTTTGTGTCGAGCAGCCCCGCCGGATATTGGCAGGAAGCCAGCAGGAATGTCGTACCGGTCCGCTTCCGTATCGTCGCAGGCTGTTCAAGAACGTCGCGCGGTATGATCCCTTCCGTCAAAATCCTGTCCGAGTCGAAATTCTCGTCGAGCGAGGAAGGCCGACCGGCAATTCTCCGGGGACGTGACTGGAATAACAGTGCATCGTAGACGGCCTTTGCCGATCGATCGAAGCGATCCCTGTCAAGAGTCGTCTTGATGGTTTGCGAATCGTTTGTGTTCAGCGGACTCCGTCTCGAAAGCCTTGGCCTCACATCGAATGCGATGTCGGCGTTGTTTTCGACGCCGGTCCCCTTTCGGGCGAGCGTGTCGTCTTCGGCATAGATCAGAACCAGCAGGAGCGCATTGCCGCTGTGATCGGGATTGCTGCACGGCAGCTTCGAAACAAGCTTGCTCAGATCTAATGTGTCCCATCCCTCCCGACTCAACTCTTCCGACCAGAAGAGCACCATGTGATTGGCGATATAGTTCTCGGTCCACGCCTGCCCGTCAGGCCGCACGATCCCGTCTGAGTCGGCCTTGACCGGCAGGATGACACCCCCGACCACTTCGGGGTGTGATGGAAGCGAGCCGATGCGCATGCTCCAGACCGGCGGAGCAAGTGGATCGGCGCCGAGAGCACTCTCCTTCGTCAGGATCGGCCCGATCCATGGGGGATACGCACACAGATCGGTATCCGCCTTATTTTCATGATGGCGGGTTTGATCGTCGAGAAACTCCGAAATTCTTGCGAAGACCGGATATCTGGTCGTGCCTATCAGGGAGTCCTGATGTCCTGCCCCCGGGTTGATGAACGGCTTGACAAATTTGCACCCGGCATCATCGAGGATCGTCTTCATTCGACTGACGGTCGAAAAGTGGGAAAGCCCGTTTTCCTTTCCGTGAATACTCAATAGCGGGAAATTGAAGCGCTCCTTGAGCGTTGAGCGGGAGACCAGCTTGTTTCGGCCTTTGTAGTTGGTCATCATCGCATGACGGACATAGTGCAAGGTTGTCGCAACGGTCCGGAGATTCAGAGCTCCGAAATGCTCGTTTATAAAGCGCAGCACGTCCGGCTCCATTTTAGCCAGACTGAAGTCCCTGCCGTAGAGCGCATCCATGCGGTGACGGGTGCGTGTCCAGGGAGTCCGCTTCCACGGTAGCACCGGATTTTCGATGTCGAACTCTTCAACCGGATAGGGAAGCGTTGCCAGCGCCCGGTCCCACAGATCGTCCGCCAGCGAGGGCTTGGAGGGATTGAAGCTGTAGGTCGTCGGAAGATAGTTGAGCAGGTAGTGCACAATGTATCCGCGAAAAACATTCGCCGGCGTGAAAACAACGAGCGGCCCGACCTGCGTGAACGCTGCCCGGTTTACCTTGCCCGCCAGCCTGTCTTCGCCGAGCATGGCGAAGCTGAAGACGATGGTCCCCATGCAATGCGCAACAACATCGACCTCGCCTGTCGCCGAGTGCGATGCGGCCAGTTCGATGACATCCGCAACATCTTTCTTGCCGATCTGATCGAAGCTCCACCCCCTCTGGCAGGTCGCGTCGTGGGCCGGGCTGGTTCGCAAATCCGCAATCCAGATGTCTCGCCCGGCTTCCCACAGGTGGCTGGCAAGATTTGGATTTACCGCGTGATGCGCGAAGGTGGTGCCGCCCGCGCTATAGCCGTGCAGCATCACCACCGGGCGCGCCGTTGTCGTATCCTCTTGCGGATAGCGGGTGATCAAGACCTTTCCATCGACTTCCTTGCCCTCGAATTGAGGAATTTCGACAATCGGAATGTGGATGGTTTCCGCCTTGACCTTGCGGCCGTCGCTCAAGCTGAGGAACCTGGGAGGAAGGAAGTCCGGATAGTCGTTGGCCGGATCGACGTCTATATCCGGAGCGCGAAAGCTCCAGATGTGGTGTGTCAGGAGCAGGCGGATGAAGTACCCGGCGAACATCCCCAGTTCCGCGAGCGCGCCGACCGCATTCAGTTGCTTCGTTATCTGAAACAGCGGAATGCCGATCTGCGCCAGGTAGCCGGTGTCCAGTTTTAGCGTGAATGTTTCGCCACGCTGGAGGCCCGGGAAGCGGTCAACCGAGACGTCCATCAACTGCCGCCACGGATTGCCGCGGCGCATATAGCTGAACGTTTTGGTGCCGGAGATTTTCATGCCGGTCAGCTTCAGCGACGGTTCGAGTTCAGGCGTCCCGACCGTCAAATCATATGACAATGTCCTGATGGCGCCCGATTTGCTGGCGATTCCCAACCCGGCCTTGATACGCTGCCAACCCCCTGTGTATTGACCGCCGCCGTCCCCATCCACGAGGGACTGATAAGTGTCTCTCAAACCCCGGTTGAGGAGCCATGCGGTTCCGGCGCGCCAGATGCGGCCTATGATCCCGGAGGGAGCACGATGCAGCACGCTGAGCGTCCCTGTCACGGGCGCGCTGAACACAGCCATGGCTTCCAGCTTTCGTTCACGCTTGAGCGGCGGCAGTGAGATGCCTTCAAGTCGTTTCCACGCCAGCAGCGGGAATATGCGAAGCCGGCTTTTCAACGCTCCGGACGGAGATTGGGAAACACGAAGAACCCCGTCGCCGCCCATACCCGGCATGAGTTTGCAAATCGCCTTCGGCTCGATGCGAAGCGTCAGTTCGGCAATGAACATTCTCGACTTTCCCGGAGCCGTCTGGAGCCGGACCGGGCCGACAAGGCGCTCGACGATCTCGACTTCGGTGTCGGAAGGAACAGCCGCGACATCGGTGCCCCTGAAGACCGGCCTTTGCAGTTCAGCTTGGGTGCCATCCGAGTCTGCGTCCGCTCCTGCCTTGAGTGCCCATCGTTCCGCTAGGATCTCCGACGCCCGCAACGCCACCGCTGAAATCGTCAGGGCAGGGTTTGCAGCAAGCGCGCTGGGGATGATCGAGCCGTCGAGCACGACCAGATCGTCGTAAACGGATGCGGTCGCGTCACCGGAGAACACCTGCCCGAGATGATTGACGACGCCGCTGCCGCCGTCATCTCCCATGACGCAACCGCCAAGCGGGTGAACCGTCGTGAGCGGCCCTTGCTTGTTCTCGAGCAACCAGGCGAATTTCGGAGGCAGCAGCCTCCACATCGGATTTGCAATCTTGCGACCTCCGCTGGCCTCGGTGATGCTTTCGATCGTCTCCGCCTGCCGGGCGAAGAGGGGCAAGTCGGGCAGGGTTGCCCAGCGCATGGTCGCGACGCCGTCCTGCGCGAGCCGAGACTCATCCTCAGGCAGGGCGCTCCGATGCGGAAGTTCAATGCTGCCGGAAGCGCCATCGTCGCCCATCACTGCATAGAGTGCCGAGTTGAGTATGTTTCCTGGCGTGACGGCTATACCGTCGTCAGCCGGGAAAGCGATCTCGTGCCTGCTCCAGTCAATCTCGGCAAGACCGTGTAGCGTGTTTGCCGTTGCGAAGATTTCCGCAAAAGCCACGCGCAGGCTGGCAGGCACGGACAGTTCCTCGACCAATACACCCTCGGGACCGTCGCGGAGATCGATCATGCCTGTGATCGTCGGGCCGATGGCCCGCTCTGACGGCTTGACGGTGCTGTCCGCCACGGAGTTGATCTTGTCCTGCGTGGCAAAATCGACCACCAGCATGTCGCCATTGGTCGAACACTGCTTTCCGATCCGGGCCGACGACAGGCGCAGGCCGCTCTCCTGTGACCGCAGCAGGATTTCCGTCGACCCCATCGTCCCGGCCGAGAGAATGAGCTTGCGCGTCCTGATCCTGATGCTTCCCTGATCGCGCCTGCGCAAGGTTGCATCTGTGTAGACGGTCTCCACCAACCAGCCTTCCTCCGGATGCCGCGCGACGTTCAACACGGTCGCGCCGGTGAAGATTTCCGCGCGGTTTTGATGCGCCTTCGCGAGTAGATTCACGTCGAGGGAGTTTTTTGCCCCGAAATTGCAGCCGGTCGCGCAATCGCCGCACCTCTTGCATATTTTCAGCGCGACATTGCCCGAGCTCCTTGTATCGCTCATCGCAACCGTCAGAGGCGCATACGAGAAATGGGAGGGGTCGAGCTCGCCGATTGCCTTCGATTTCCGGGGAACCCCATCGGGATGGGATGCTATCGTGTTCGGCTTGCCGCCTATCCTTGCACCGAGCAATTCTTCGGCGCGGTCGAAATAGCCGGACCAGTCGCCGACATTGGATAATTCTTGCGGCCAGCCTTTTGCAAATACGCGATCACGCGGGCGAACCATCACGCCCGCATTGACGAGTGACCCGCCGCCGAGTCCGTTAGCCGCAACGGTTATAACGCCGCTGCCCGCACGGATGTCGTATAGGCCCTGCTTGTTGTTGCCGTGC
Protein-coding sequences here:
- a CDS encoding alkaline phosphatase D family protein, translated to MPRPRDLSYDDSLTAWISKGFEHLVERVRKAEREIHFDVLIVGSGYGGSVAASTFAGLSRDGKLIRVGVLERGNEYLPGSFATGLEEFPRYVRHGNNKQGLYDIRAGSGVITVAANGLGGGSLVNAGVMVRPRDRVFAKGWPQELSNVGDWSGYFDRAEELLGARIGGKPNTIASHPDGVPRKSKAIGELDPSHFSYAPLTVAMSDTRSSGNVALKICKRCGDCATGCNFGAKNSLDVNLLAKAHQNRAEIFTGATVLNVARHPEEGWLVETVYTDATLRRRDQGSIRIRTRKLILSAGTMGSTEILLRSQESGLRLSSARIGKQCSTNGDMLVVDFATQDKINSVADSTVKPSERAIGPTITGMIDLRDGPEGVLVEELSVPASLRVAFAEIFATANTLHGLAEIDWSRHEIAFPADDGIAVTPGNILNSALYAVMGDDGASGSIELPHRSALPEDESRLAQDGVATMRWATLPDLPLFARQAETIESITEASGGRKIANPMWRLLPPKFAWLLENKQGPLTTVHPLGGCVMGDDGGSGVVNHLGQVFSGDATASVYDDLVVLDGSIIPSALAANPALTISAVALRASEILAERWALKAGADADSDGTQAELQRPVFRGTDVAAVPSDTEVEIVERLVGPVRLQTAPGKSRMFIAELTLRIEPKAICKLMPGMGGDGVLRVSQSPSGALKSRLRIFPLLAWKRLEGISLPPLKRERKLEAMAVFSAPVTGTLSVLHRAPSGIIGRIWRAGTAWLLNRGLRDTYQSLVDGDGGGQYTGGWQRIKAGLGIASKSGAIRTLSYDLTVGTPELEPSLKLTGMKISGTKTFSYMRRGNPWRQLMDVSVDRFPGLQRGETFTLKLDTGYLAQIGIPLFQITKQLNAVGALAELGMFAGYFIRLLLTHHIWSFRAPDIDVDPANDYPDFLPPRFLSLSDGRKVKAETIHIPIVEIPQFEGKEVDGKVLITRYPQEDTTTARPVVMLHGYSAGGTTFAHHAVNPNLASHLWEAGRDIWIADLRTSPAHDATCQRGWSFDQIGKKDVADVIELAASHSATGEVDVVAHCMGTIVFSFAMLGEDRLAGKVNRAAFTQVGPLVVFTPANVFRGYIVHYLLNYLPTTYSFNPSKPSLADDLWDRALATLPYPVEEFDIENPVLPWKRTPWTRTRHRMDALYGRDFSLAKMEPDVLRFINEHFGALNLRTVATTLHYVRHAMMTNYKGRNKLVSRSTLKERFNFPLLSIHGKENGLSHFSTVSRMKTILDDAGCKFVKPFINPGAGHQDSLIGTTRYPVFARISEFLDDQTRHHENKADTDLCAYPPWIGPILTKESALGADPLAPPVWSMRIGSLPSHPEVVGGVILPVKADSDGIVRPDGQAWTENYIANHMVLFWSEELSREGWDTLDLSKLVSKLPCSNPDHSGNALLLVLIYAEDDTLARKGTGVENNADIAFDVRPRLSRRSPLNTNDSQTIKTTLDRDRFDRSAKAVYDALLFQSRPRRIAGRPSSLDENFDSDRILTEGIIPRDVLEQPATIRKRTGTTFLLASCQYPAGLLDTKAAYRSYELISERLELDPPQAPRFMLFVGDQVYVDPTAGLYDPASLDDRYRLPYENWLRQPAVRKVLRRAPSFMLLDDHEIDDNWEPIPNDRLNEDKMDLGRKAYRKYQRGFQKDLETFEFDGFHFFLMDTRSERFHRKVGNLHEARLVAGPTMARLKKFLREKPGPKFVVTPLMLLPRHRRAVQWDRRLDSSNLSALHSDGWDGYPDTLRELLGYIAINHIEQVVFLSGDEHRGCIATGELRDGRGKKIVEIHSIHTSALYAPFPFANGVDQEIVDEEEIEFGYGGRRFKCAVKALRPTPGDGATFLKVRKQGRGWRLDCEFSDGIPHSLRL